The following are encoded in a window of Ictalurus punctatus breed USDA103 chromosome 13, Coco_2.0, whole genome shotgun sequence genomic DNA:
- the nherf1a gene encoding Na(+)/H(+) exchange regulatory cofactor NHE-RF1a, giving the protein MSGELRPRLCVLEKGSDGYGFHLHGEKNKAGQFIRLVEPDSAAELSGLRAGDKLAFVNGESVEGESHQQVVSRIRTVTGKLELIVVDSETAEYLKKHNLTCKKEFVSEGVPRPGDQPGGQPGDQPGDQPDTAAQESNGTATESSPAPASTPSPAPSPSPTPVPAANGSMGLDTLSLSSKDSKNELRPRLCHMKKGATGYGFNLHSEKSKSGQYIRAVDEDSPAEKSGLRPQDKVVQVNGIPVQGFQHSEVVAAIKAGGDELRMLVVDPETEAFFSSCQVLPTEEHLTGPLPEPYGSRDADEKVKEEAVQEAMPVSASPTPSNASSTASIPAETANTPPSQEKAVEKSANAASSLDLNISLQQAKERAHQKRSNKRAPPMDWSKRSEVFSNL; this is encoded by the exons ATGTCAGGAGAGCTGAggccccgactgtgtgtgttagagaaggGCAGCGACGGCTATGGCTTCCACCTGCACGGGGAGAAGAACAAAGCGGGTCAATTCATCCGCCTGGTGGAACCTGACTCTGCGGCCGAGCTGTCGGGTCTGAGGGCCGGGGACAAACTGGCGTTCGTTAACGGTGAGAGTGTGGAGGGTGAGAGCCACCAGCAGGTCGTGTCCCGGATACGAACCGTGACGGGCAAGCTGGAGCTTATCGTCGTGGACTCCGAGACGGCCGAGTATCTCAAAAAACACAACCTGACATGCAAGAAGGAGTTCGTCAGTGAAGGAGTGCCGAGACCAGGGGACCAACCGGGGGGCCAACCGGGGGACCAACCGGGGGACCAACCGGACACCGCCGCACAGGAGAGCAACGGCACCGCCACGGAGTCCAGCCCTGCTCCTGCTTCTACCCCTTCTCCTgccccttctccttctcctacCCCTGTCCCTGCTGCTAACGGAAGCATGGGCCTCGACACACTCAGCCTGAGCTCCAAG GATTCGAAGAATGAGCTGCGTCCCCGTCTCTGCCACATGAAGAAGGGAGCCACAGGTTATGGCTTCAACCTGCACAGCGAGAAGTCCAAATCAGGCCAGTATATCAGGGCGGTGGATGAGGACTCCCCAGCTGAGAAATCTGGACTTCGACCCCAAGATAAAGTAGTGCAG GTGAACGGCATACCCGTTCAGGGCTTCCAGCACTCTGAGGTGGTGGCTGCCATCAAGGCAGGAGGAGATGAGCTGCGGATGCTGGTGGTGGATCCAGAAACGGAAGCCTTCTTCAGCAGCTGCCAGGTTCTTCCCACTGAGGAGCACCTCACAG GCCCTCTTCCTGAACCTTATGGCAGCAGAGATGCTGATGAAAAG GTGAAGGAGGAAGCAGTTCAGGAAGCCATGCCGGTGTCAGCGAGTCCCACTCCATCCAACGCTTCCTCCACCGCATCTATCCCTGCTGAGACGGCCAACACTCCCCCATCACAG GAGAAGGCAGTGGAGAAGAGCGCGAATGCAGCCTCGTCGCTGGATCTGAACATTTCCCTGCAGCAGGCTAAAGAGCGCGCGCACCAGAAACGATCCAACAAGAGAGCGCCACCTATGGACTGGAGCAAGAGGAGTGAAGTGTTCAGCAACCTCTAA